A genomic window from Solanum dulcamara chromosome 11, daSolDulc1.2, whole genome shotgun sequence includes:
- the LOC129872088 gene encoding LRR receptor-like serine/threonine-protein kinase GHR1 produces the protein MKLFRFLMLVLCFGSAMGQLPSQDILALLEFRKGINHDPTGYVLQSWNEESIDFNGCPSSWNGIMCNGGNVAAVVLDNMGLSADADLSVFANLTMLVKLSMANNSIAGQMPKKIGDFKSLEYLDISNNLFNSSLPGEIGKVGSLKNLSLAGNNFSGPIPDTISELMSIESLDLSHNSLSGLLPSSLTKLNNLVYLNLSLNGFTKKIPKGFELMANLDVLDLHGNMLDGTLDPEFLLLTAATYVDLSGNLLMSSTSEHQKFLPGISASVKYLSLSHNQLTGSLVSGGEAPAFGNLKVLDLSYNQLSGELPGFNFVYDLQVLKLSNNRFSGFVPNDLLKGDALVLTELDLSGNNLTGSISMITSTTLRVLNLSSNVLSGELPLVTGSTAVLDLSKNQLEGNLTRIQKWGNVEFLDLSQNQLTGNIPEVTAQFLRLNRLNLSHNALTGSLPKVITQFPKITVLDLSFNQLDGPLLTSLLTLPTIEELHLQNNALVGNIDFSAPSATPNLRVLDLSHNQLAGSFPDGFVSLTALQVLDIAGNNFYGSLPTSTGQVSSLTSLDISQNHFTGPLPKNLPDGLQSFNASLNDLSGVVPENLRKFPLSSFYPGNSELQFPNPPSGPGQASPENQKSRSLKTIIKVVIIVSCVIALIILVLLAIFFYYIRASRKPHPRVTEKDVHRQATSNPSGFSSREGTGGAVVSAEDFMTSRKGSSEIISPDEKMAAITGFSPSKGSHFFWSPESGDSYTAETFARLDVKSPDRLAGELYFLDDTISFTPEELSRAPAEVLGRSSHGTSYRATLENGLLLTVKWLREGVAKQRKDFAKEAKKFANIRHPNVVGLRGYYWGPTQHEKLILSDYISPGSLASFLYDRPGRKGPPLTWPQRLKISVDAARGLNYLHFDREVPHGNLKATNILLDGSDLNARVADYCLHRLMTQAGTIEQILDAGVLGYRAPELAASKKPLPSFKSDVYAFGVILLELLSGKCAGDVVSGEDGGVDLTDWVRLKVAEGRSSDCFDSVLSSEMGNPAMEKQMKEVLGIAVRCIRSISERPGIKTIYEDLSSI, from the exons ATGAAGCTATTTAGGTTTTTGATGCTTGTGCTTTGTTTTGGTTCTGCAATGGGTCAGCTTCCTTCCCAGGACATTTTGGCCCTGCTTGAGTTTAGGAAGGGTATCAACCATGACCCAACTGGTTATGTATTGCAGTCATGGAATGAGGAATCCATTGATTTCAATGGTTGCCCTTCATCTTGGAATGGTATAATGTGCAATGGTGGTAATGTTGCAGCAGTTGTTCTTGACAACATGGGTTTATCTGCTGATGCAGATTTGAGTGTGTTTGCTAACCTCACAATGCTTGTGAAACTCTCTATGGCTAACAATTCAATTGCTGGACAAATGCCAAAGAAAATTGGTGATTTCAAGAGTCTTGAATATCTGGATATTTCAAACAATCTATTCAACTCCTCTTTACCAGGAGAGATTGGGAAAGTAGGAAGCTTAAAGAATCTGTCACTAGCTGGTAACAACTTCTCTGGCCCAATCCCTGATACTATTTCAGAGCTCATGTCAATTGAATCTTTGGATTTGAGCCACAATTCTCTTTCTGGGCTACTTCCTTCATCTTTGACCAAGTTAAATAATTTAGTATACCTCAATCTGTCTCTTAATggatttacaaaaaaaatcccAAAAGGTTTTGAGCTAATGGCTAACCTTGATGTTCTTGATTTGCATGGAAATATGCTTGATGGTACTTTGGATCCAGAGTTCTTACTACTTACTGCTGCAACTTATGTTGACTTAAGTGGAAATTTACTCATGAGTTCCACTTCTGAACATCAGAAATTTCTACCAGGCATATCTGCGTCGGTCAAGTACTTGAGTCTTAGCCATAATCAGCTTACGGGGTCACTAGTAAGTGGCGGTGAAGCTCCTGCATTCGGGAACTTGAAGGTTCTGGATTTGAGCTACAATCAGCTGTCCGGGGAATTACCTGGCTTTAATTTTGTGTATGATCTTCAGGTCCTTAAACTCAGCAACAACAGATTTTCTGGATTCGTTCCAAATGATCTTTTGAAAGGAGATGCTTTAGTTCTCACAGAACTGGATTTAAGTGGAAACAACCTCACAG GGTCGATAAGCATGATTACATCAACAACTCTGCGTGTTCTTAACTTATCCTCTAATGTTCTTTCCGGTGAACTTCCACTGGTGACAGGAAGTACTGCAGTTCTTGATCTCTCAAAAAACCAGTTAGAGGGGAATCTAACTAGAATTCAGAAATGGGGGAATGTTGAATTTCTTGACCTCAGCCAGAATCAATTGACTGGAAACATCCCTGAGGTTACAGCTCAGTTTCTGCGATTAAATCGCCTAAACCTTTCTCACAATGCTCTTACTGGATCTCTCCCAAAAGTTATCACACAGTTTCCCAAGATAACAGTCCTTGATCTTAGTTTCAACCAGCTGGATGGACCTCTTCTCACTTCTCTGCTAACATTACCCACTATTGAAGAACTTCACCTACAAAACAATGCACTTGTTGGAAATATTGATTTCTCTGCCCCCTCTGCTACACCCAACCTCCGCGTTCTTGATCTTTCTCATAATCAGCTTGCTGGTTCTTTTCCTGATGGGTTTGTATCATTGACTGCGCTTCAAGTACTTGATATAGCTGGAAATAATTTCTATGGATCTCTGCCTACATCAACTGGTCAAGTTAGTTCGCTTACTTCTCTAGACATTTCACAGAATCATTTTACTGGTCCACTGCCAAAAAACCTGCCTGATGGCCTCCAAAGCTTCAATGCATCGCTCAATGACTTATCTGGTGTTGTCCctgaaaatttgagaaaatttcCTTTATCATCTTTCTACCCTGGAAACTCTGAACTTCAATTTCCAAATCCTCCCTCAGGACCTGGCCAAGCTTCACCAGAAAACCAGAAAAGTCGATCACTTAAAACTATCATCAAGGTGGTAATAATAGTTTCTTGTGTAATTGCTCTTATTATTTTGGTCTTGCTAgccattttcttttattatatacGAGCTTCAAGGAAGCCTCATCCTCGAGTTACTGAAAAAGATGTTCATCGCCAAGCCACATCAAATCCTTCTGGCTTTAGCAGTAGGGAGGGTACTGGTGGTGCAGTCGTTTCAGCTGAAGATTTTATGACTTCACGAAAAGGATCATCAGAAATAATTAGTCCAGATGAGAAAATGGCTGCTATAACTGGTTTCTCCCCTTCAAAAGGTAGCCATTTCTTTTGGTCACCAGAATCTGGAGATTCGTATACTGCAGAAACCTTTGCAAGACTGGATGTGAAGTCTCCAGATCGTCTTGCCGGAGAGTTGTACTTCCTTGATGATACAATCTCTTTTACACCTGAGGAACTTTCCAGGGCTCCGGCTGAAGTCTTAGGCAGAAGCAGCCATGGTACATCTTACAGGGCAACACTAGAGAATGGGTTGCTCCTGACTGTGAAATGGTTGAGAGAAGGAGTGGCGAAGCAGAGAAAGGATTTTGCAAAGGAGGCTAAGAAGTTTGCCAATATTAGGCATCCTAATGTAGTAGGATTAAGAGGTTACTACTGGGGTCCCACACAGCATGAGAAGCTCATTCTTTCGGATTATATATCCCCTGGAAGTCTTGCAAGTTTCCTCTATG ATCGACCTGGTAGAAAAGGTCCACCACTAACCTGGCCCCAAAGACTCAAAATATCAGTTGATGCTGCACGTGGTTTGAACTACCTCCATTTTGATCGTGAGGTTCCACACGGAAACCTTAAAGCAACCAACATCTTGTTGGATGGGTCTGACCTTAATGCAAGGGTTGCGGATTACTGCCTTCACCGCCTCATGACTCAAGCTGGCACAATAGAACAGATTCTTGATGCGGGAGTGTTGGGTTATCGTGCCCCTGAGTTGGCTGCGTCAAAGAAACCACTGCCTTCCTTCAAATCAGATGTATATGCTTTTGGAGTTATTTTGCTGGAGCTGCTAAGTGGGAAATGTGCAGGTGATGTTGTCTCTGGCGAAGATGGTGGAGTAGACTTGACTGACTGGGTAAGGTTGAAGGTGGCAGAAGGTCGTAGCTCTGATTGTTTTGATAGTGTGTTGTCGTCTGAGATGGGAAATCCAGCAATGGAGAAGCAAATGAAGGAGGTTCTTGGTATAGCTGTGCGATGCATTCGTTCTATATCCGAGAGACCTGGTATCAAGACTATATATGAGGACCTTTCATCTATATAG
- the LOC129872089 gene encoding pentatricopeptide repeat-containing protein At2g01860, with protein sequence MLSRSCCMFSVTYESFPWSSSTYSISQTSNSSNYRANHRKVPKNLRNSRRPKLLPDMDYSFKRVLYEDDEGVASESSSNGIDEELELEVEKGRMCDDEGIIWESDELEAISSLFKGRIPQKPGKLDRERPLPLPLPSKIRPLGLPTPKRFTNCSRQCISKQVYKNPTFLIGLAKEIQGLSTEETVSKVLSKWSPFLRKGSLSLTIRELGYLGLPERALETFCWVKKQPHLFPDDRILGSTIEVLAGSNELKVPFDLDKFTGLTSRSVYEAMLRGYIKGGSLKLALKLLSMAKESNRVLDTGVYAKLILELGKDPDKSTLVLLLLEELAVRDDLNLTPQDCTAIMKICIRLGRFEIVEGLYDWFRKSGGNPSVVMYTTLIHCHYSANKYREALAMLWEMEASNCLFDLPAYRVVIKLFVALHDLSRAVRYFSKLKEAGFSPTFDIYCSLIKIYMASGRVAKCKDICKEAEMAGFRFDEHTLLKLQQ encoded by the coding sequence ATGCTCAGCAGGAGTTGTTGCATGTTTTCAGTCACTTATGAGTCCTTTCCTTGGTCTTCATCCACATATTCTATCTCCCAGACTAGTAATTCCAGTAATTACAGAGCTAACCATAGAAAAGTTCCAAAAAACCTTAGAAATTCTCGACGACCCAAGTTGCTACCAGACATGGACTAtagtttcaaaagggtcttgtaCGAGGATGATGAGGGAGTTGCAAGTGAGTCTTCTTCTAATGGAATTGATGAAGAATTGGAGCTGGAAGTAGAAAAAGGAAGGATGTGTGATGATGAGGGAATTATATGGGAGTCGGATGAGTTGGAAGCAATTTCATCTCTTTTCAAAGGGAGGATCCCTCAGAAACCTGGAAAATTGGATAGAGAGAGGCCTCTCCCTCTGCCCCTTCCTTCCAAGATTCGACCTTTAGGACTTCCTACACCAAAGAGATTCACAAATTGTTCAAGGCAATGCATATCAAAGCAAGTGTACAAGAATCCCACTTTCTTGATTGGTTTGGCAAAAGAAATACAAGGCCTTTCAACAGAGGAAACTGTATCAAAGGTTCTCAGTAAATGGAGTCCATTTCTTCGGAAAGGATCATTGTCGTTGACAATCCGAGAGTTGGGTTACTTGGGCCTTCCGGAGAGAGCTCTGGAAACATTCTGTTGGGTGAAGAAACAACCCCATCTTTTCCCAGATGATCGTATTCTTGGTTCTACCATTGAAGTTCTGGCAGGATCGAATGAGTTAAAAGTGCCATTTGATTTGGACAAGTTCACTGGCTTGACTAGTCGGAGTGTGTATGAAGCAATGTTAAGGGGTTATATTAAAGGAGGAAGCCTGAAGCTTGCTTTGAAGCTTCTTTCAATGGCTAAGGAATCTAACAGAGTGCTTGATACTGGGGTATATGCTAAGCTAATCTTGGAGCTTGGTAAGGATCCTGATAAAAGCACACTTGTCTTGTTATTATTAGAGGAGCTTGCTGTGAGAGATGATCTGAATTTGACACCACAGGACTGTACAGCTATCATGAAGATTTGCATTAGGCTGGGAAGATTTGAGATCGTGGAGGGACTATATGATTGGTTCAGGAAATCTGGTGGTAATCCAAGTGTAGTTATGTATACTACTCTGATTCACTGTCATTATTCAGCGAATAAATATAGAGAGGCATTAGCCATGCTATGGGAAATGGAGGCTTCAAATTGCCTTTTTGATCTTCCAGCTTATCGTGTAGTGATTAAGCTTTTTGTTGCTTTGCATGATCTCTCAAGGGCTGTACGCTATTTCTCTAAACTTAAGGAAGCAGGTTTTAGTCCAACTTTTGACATATACTGCAGCTTGATCAAAATTTATATGGCTTCTGGAAGGGTGGCTAAGTGTAAGGATATTTGCAAGGAGGCAGAGATGGCTGGATTCAGGTTTGACGAACATACTTTGTTAAAGTTGCAGCAATAG